From the genome of Pelobacter propionicus DSM 2379, one region includes:
- a CDS encoding response regulator has product MGFGNRKAVTILIAEDDDGHAELICDNLLESGINNTMIRFRNGQEALDFFFDTSTPGPSSTPRRVPGQAYLLLLDIRMPRVGGVEVLRQIKADPQLKHMPVIMLTTTDDPREIQNCYALGCSCYVTKPVDYQQFSEMLVRLGLFLMVVQVPSLNGV; this is encoded by the coding sequence ATGGGTTTCGGTAACAGGAAAGCGGTCACCATTCTGATCGCCGAGGATGATGACGGCCATGCCGAGCTGATCTGCGACAACCTGCTGGAGTCGGGGATCAACAATACTATGATCCGTTTCCGCAACGGCCAGGAAGCGCTGGATTTTTTCTTCGACACCTCCACCCCGGGCCCATCCTCCACCCCCCGGCGGGTGCCGGGGCAGGCCTACCTGCTGCTGCTGGACATCCGCATGCCCAGGGTGGGCGGCGTGGAGGTGCTCAGACAGATCAAGGCTGATCCCCAGCTGAAACACATGCCGGTGATCATGCTGACGACCACCGACGATCCCCGCGAGATCCAGAACTGCTATGCCCTGGGGTGCAGCTGCTATGTTACCAAGCCGGTGGATTACCAGCAGTTTTCCGAGATGCTCGTCCGGCTGGGCCTGTTTCTGATGGTGGTCCAGGTGCCGAGTCTGAACGGCGTCTAG